A single Lactuca sativa cultivar Salinas chromosome 8, Lsat_Salinas_v11, whole genome shotgun sequence DNA region contains:
- the LOC111916948 gene encoding uncharacterized protein LOC111916948, with protein sequence MTMISLSKFLDKVYLMAEGGSRYCSKKSDDICGDVCDEDSGRSSTISRVRCILRGIELKTLVFLFVLVPTVILGLYIHGQKISYFLRPLWESPPKPFHEIPHYYHENVSMQNLCRLHGWGTREFPRRVFDAVLFSNEVDLLTIRWHELYPYVTEFVLLESNSTFTGLPKPLVFDSLREQFKFVEPRLTYGKIPGRFRKGENPFVEEAYQRLALDYLLRKAGIQDDDLLIMSDVDEIPSRHTINLLRWCDDIPSILHLRLKNYLYSFEFFLDNNSWRASIHRYKSGTTRYAHYRQSDVVLADAGWHCSFCFRHISEFVFKMKAYSHFDRVRFSNFLNPKRVQKVICKGADLFDMLPEEYTFKEIIGKMGPIPHSYSAVHLPAHLLENADKYRFLLPGNCLRESE encoded by the exons ATGACGATGATCAGCTTATCAAAATTTCTCGATAAAGTTTATTTGATGGCAGAAGGTGGATCTCGTTACTGTTCTAAAAAGTCCGATGATATATGCGGTGATGTTTGCGATGAG GATTCAGGAAGATCTTCAACAATATCAAGAGTCCGTTGCATTCTTCGCGGAATAGAATTAAAAACACTCGTCTTCCTGTTCGTCTTAGTCCCAACTGTAATCCTCGGTTTATACATTCATGGTCAAAAAATCTCCTACTTCTTACGCCCATTATGGGAATCCCCACCAAAACCCTTCCACGAAATCCCACATTACTACCACGAAAACGTCTCCATGCAGAATCTCTGCAGACTCCATGGATGGGGAACTCGCGAGTTCCCAAGGCGTGTTTTTGACGCAGTCTTATTCAGCAACGAAGTCGACCTTCTCACAATCCGATGGCATGAATTATACCCTTACGTTACAGAATTCGTCCTCCTTGAATCCAACTCGACTTTCACCGGATTACCAAAACCCCTAGTTTTTGACTCCCTTCGTGAACAATTCAAATTCGTTGAACCCCGATTAACATACGGAAAAATCCCTGGAAGATTTCGTAAAGGTGAAAACCCTTTTGTTGAAGAAGCGTATCAAAGACTTGCGTTGGATTATCTTTTAAGAAAAGCTGGGATTCAAGACGACGATTTATTGATCATGTCAGATGTTGACGAGATTCCAAGTAGACACACGATTAATCTATTAAGATGGTGTGATGACATACCTTCAATTCTTCATCTTCGATTAAAAAACTATCTTTATTCCTTTGAGTTTTTTCTTGATAACAATAGTTGGAGGGCTTCTATTCATAGATATAAATCCGGGACAACAAGATACGCTCATTATCGACAATCGGATGTTGTGCTGGCGGATGCCGGGTGGCATTGCAGCTTCTGTTTTCGCCACATCAGcgagtttgttttcaaaatgaaagCTTACAGTCATTTCGACAGAGTCAGATTCAGTAACTTTCTGAACCCGAAACGGGTTCAGAAAGTTATCTGTAAAGGAGCAGATTTGTTTGATATGTTACCCGAAGAGTATACGTTTAAAGAAATTATCGGGAAAATGGGACCCATTCCTCATTCGTATTCTGCTGTTCATCTGCCAGCTCATCTTCTTGAAAATGCTGACAAGTACAGGTTTCTTTTACCAGGGAACTGTTTAAGAGAAAGTGAGTAA